Part of the Devosia sp. SL43 genome, ATGCGATCGCCGACGGGTACCGGTTCTACTCGTATGGGGATTCGTCTCTGCTGTTGCGCGCGCAGCACGAGCAGGAGGATGAGGGGCTATAGCAGGCTGGTATCCGCACCGGGCTGAACGGGTATTGGGGAAGACATGTCGACGGCATTCAATCGCCTGGTTCGCCATCCGGGCTTTGTCTCACTCTGGATAGCCGACGGCCTGTCGAACTTCGGGACATTCGCCTTTACCCTGGCCCTGCAGCTCTTGTTGATCGAAACCATGCAGGCCGATCCCCTGGAAATCGGCTGGGTGCGCTCGGCCCAATGGCTGCCCTCGCTGCTGTTCGGGTTGGCGGCAGGCGTGATAGTCGACCGCATCCGGCGCCGGTCGTTGCTCATTGCGACCGACATCGCCAGTTGCTGCTTGCTGCTGTTGATTGCAGGGCTGGGATTTGCAGGCTCGCTGACCCCGCTGCTGCTCGCGGCGCTAGTCTTTCTCCTCGGTACCGCGGCGGTCCTGCAGGGCGGCGCCCACCAGTCCTTCACCGCTGACCTGCTACCACCAAACCTGCTGGCTGCCGGGAACGTCAAGCTCAGCCAGACCTATACACTGGCCCAGACCCTGGGGCCCTTTGTCGGCGGGCTGATCGTACGGCTGGCCGGCGCGCCTTTCGCCATGCTGGTCAACGCCGCGACCTATGGCGCATCGGCCCTGCTCATTGGGCGCATTCCCGATGCTGGCACTGCGCCAAAGGCCGAGAAGCGGTCTATCCTGTCCGACCTGCGCGAAGGGATTGCCTGGGTCTATACCCACCGTTTCCTCGCGCCCTATGCGCTGTGCCTCCACCTCTGGTTCGTTGGCAACAGCATTGCCGGCACAGTCTTTGTCTTCCACGCCACCAGTCTGGGCCTGGATGCCGCCGCCGTCGGACTGACCCTGGCCTGCGCCGGTGTCGCCGGACTTCTCGGGGCCGCCCTG contains:
- a CDS encoding MFS transporter, giving the protein MSTAFNRLVRHPGFVSLWIADGLSNFGTFAFTLALQLLLIETMQADPLEIGWVRSAQWLPSLLFGLAAGVIVDRIRRRSLLIATDIASCCLLLLIAGLGFAGSLTPLLLAALVFLLGTAAVLQGGAHQSFTADLLPPNLLAAGNVKLSQTYTLAQTLGPFVGGLIVRLAGAPFAMLVNAATYGASALLIGRIPDAGTAPKAEKRSILSDLREGIAWVYTHRFLAPYALCLHLWFVGNSIAGTVFVFHATSLGLDAAAVGLTLACAGVAGLLGAALAERTARKFGIGVAILAADFVTGFAWLLAGLASPDTAIYLLCLAQSVFGFGLGLRGPLEMSWRNAVTPSRLRGRMNTTIRSINWGLIAVAAPFGGWVALQFGNSTALVLAGAIMLATGTALLLSRFRSATLPAEV